From the Zonotrichia albicollis isolate bZonAlb1 chromosome Z, bZonAlb1.hap1, whole genome shotgun sequence genome, one window contains:
- the RAD1 gene encoding cell cycle checkpoint protein RAD1 yields the protein MPFSAQPPASGERYALSASLDNARHLSSLLRAVHFQDHATCLATASGLRVTVEDAKCIQANAFIQAEIFQEFSVQEESVMFRISLSVLLDCLTIFGTSSLPGTSTALRLCYRGYGYPLMLFLEEGGVVTVCKINTQEPEELLDFDFCSTKVVNKIILQSEGLREAFAELDMTSEVLQITMSPDKPYFRLSTFGNAGSAHLDYPRDSDLMEAFHCNQTQTNRYKISLLKPSTKALALSCKVSIRTDAQGFLSLQYMIRNEDGQICFVEYYCCPDENITEAEL from the exons ATGCCGTTCTCGGCGCAGCCGCCCGCCAGCGGCGAGCGCTACGCGCTGTCGGCCAGCCTGGACAATGCGCGGCACCTGTCCAGCCTCCTGCGGGCCGTGCACTTCCAGGACCACGCCACCTGCCTGGCCACGGCCAGCGGGCTGCGCGTCACCGTGGAGGATGCCAAGTGCATCCAGGCCAACGCCTTCATCCAG GCAGAAATTTTCCAGGAATTTTCCGTTCAGGAGGAGTCTGTGATGTTCCGGATCAGTCTGTCTGTTCTTCTGGACTGCCTGACCATTTTTGGAACCAGCTCCTTGCCAG GAACATCAACGGCCCTTAGATTGTGTTACCGTGGTTATGGGTATCCCCTGATGCTGTTCTTGGAAGAAGGAGGAGTGGTAACAGTGTGCAAAATCAACACTCAAGAACCTGAGGAGCTGTTAGATTTTGATTTCTGCAGTACAAAGGTGGTTAATAAAATTATCCTGCAGTCAGAGGGACTGCGAGAGGCATTTGCTGAACTGGACATGACCAGTGAGGTTCTGCAGATTACCATGTCTCCAGATAAACCCTACTTCAG GTTATCCACTTTTGGAAATGCTGGAAGTGCCCATCTAGACTACCCTAGGGACTCTGATTTGATGGAAGCATTCCACTGTAACCAGACCCAGACAAACAG GTACAAGATTTCTTTGCTTAAACCATCCACAAAGGCACTGGCTTTGTCTTGCAAAGTGTCCATTCGAACAGATGCTCAAGGATTTCTTTCACTGCAGTACATGATTAGGAATGAAGATGGACAGATCTGTTTTGTGGAATACTATTGTTGCCCTGATGAGAACATCACTGAAGCAGAACTGTAG
- the BRIX1 gene encoding ribosome biogenesis protein BRX1 homolog encodes MACGRMAAKRKRGALAAGKAKRARSAPSAGEATPEGGPRDGSVPPQEYSIPPPVSQGKWKNKERVLIFSSRGINFRTRHLMQDLRTLMPHSKADTKMDRKDQLFVINEVCEMKNCNKCIFFEAKKKQDLYMWLSNTPQGPSAKFLVQNVHTLAELKMTGNCLRGSRPLLSFDPIFDREPHYALLKELFIQIFGTPQYHPKSQPFVDHVFTFTVTDERIWFRNYQIIEEDASLVEIGPRFVLNLIKIFQGSFGGPTLYENPHYRSPNMHRRLVRLSVAAKFREKQQVKEVQMVKKKGTKVLVEEDPTEVVFETPAEEKPVEIQLVKPESKPIVKDKKKLRKIQRKKQKKLFRTEGSK; translated from the exons ATGGCGTGCGGGCGGATGGCGGCCAAGAGGAAGCGTGGAGCGCTGGCCGCGGGGAAGGCGAAGCGAGCCAGGAGCGCCCCGAGCGCGGGCGAGGCGACGCCGGAGGGCGGCCCCAGGGATGGCAGCGTCCCGCCGCAGGAATACAGCATCCCGCCGCCCGTGTCCCAG GGCAAATGGAAAAACAAGGAGCGAGTGCTGATATTCTCCTCTCGTGGAATTAATTTCAGAACAAGACATCTAATGCAGGACTTAAGGACATTGATGCCTCACTCTAAAGCAG ATACAAAAATGGACCGTAAAGACCAGTTATTTGTAATCAATGAG GTGTGTGAAATGAAAAACTGCAATAAGTGCATCTTTTTTGAAGCCAAAAAGAAACAGGATCTCTACATGTG GCTTTCAAACACACCACAGGGACCATCTGCTAAGTTCTTGGTGCAGAATG TTCACACACTGGCTGAATTGAAGATGACAGGAAATTGCCTAAGGGGCTCAAGACCCCTTTTGTCTTTTGATCCA atATTTGACCGGGAGCCTCACTATGCCCTGCTAAAAGAATTGTTTATTCAG ATATTTGGTACACCACAGTACCACCCCAAAAGCCAGCCTTTTGTTGATCATGTTTTCACCTTCACCGTCACTGATGAAAGGATCTGGTTCCGCAATTACCAG atAATAGAAGAAGATGCATCTCTAGTAGAAATTGGGCCTCGTTTTGTCCTGAACCTCATAAAAATCTTCCAAGGTAGCTTTGGAGGACCAACTCTCTATGAAAATCCTCATTACCGGTCCCCAAATATG CATCGCCGGCTGGTAAGATTGTCAGTGGCAGCTAAGTTTAGAGAGAAGCAGCAGGTGAAAGAAGTGCAGATGGTAAAGAAAAAAGGAACTAAGGTCCTTGTTGAAGAAGATCCTACTGAAGTAGTCTTTGAAACTCCAGCTGAAGAGAAGCCAGTGGAAATACAGCTTGTGAAACCAGAGTCAAAGCCAATTGTTAAAGATAAGAAGAAGCTACGTaaaattcagaggaaaaagcaaaaaaagctaTTTAGAACTGAAGGATCTAAATAG